Within the Bacillota bacterium genome, the region TCCTTAACGTAGCGTGGTTCGAGCGCCTGGTTCGTTGGCTCCCACACTGAGGCGGGTCATAGCGCGGCATGGTTGTGCCCGAAGGCAACTCATGCCGCTTTCTCGCCTGAAAGGATGGGGCTGCTGATTTCTGCAGGCCCCCGCCTTCAGGCGTGGGGTCTATGACGTGAACTGGGCGATCAAGGCGGAGGCGTCGGGGAAGACGATCTTTCCGAAGGCACGCTTGATGGAGTCGAACACGGAGCGGTTGGGGACAACGGCCTCCAGCTTCCAGCCGGACTCCAGCCAGGTCTTCAGCGCGGCCTGCCCTTCCTTCTCCCCTACAGCGTGGATTATCTTTTCCGCCCTCTTGTAGATCCTGTCCACGAGCTCAGGCAGGGAGGGCATGATCTCCACGTCGATCTCGACGATCAGCCACTTCGCGCCCGCGTACCTGTTGCCCGCAAACGCGCTGGAGCTTGCGTGCAGGTATTTACCTGAGCGCAAGGCCTCCTCCAGGGTTTTCCCGTAGAAAGCGTAAGAAGACGGCTTGGGCGAAAGCTCGAGGTGCACCCCGTCAAGCCTGGCCGCCAGATCTCGCGCCACCGGGCCGCTCTCCGCGTCCGACGTGGACCGGAACACCGCAAGGATTCTTTCTGCCATCTCCAGGATTCCCTCAAGCCGAGCCTCCACGCCCGCCTCCCGCGCCAGCGGGACGACTTTCGGCCTGGCCTCCTTCGCGGGCGGTTCGGGCAGCTTTATTTCCTGCCGCTCCTCACCGGGCGGCTCCGGCTCCTGGAAGACTGCAGGCTCTTCCTCTTCGACCCAGACGAGGGGCTCCGGATAGAGGCCGTTCTTCAAGGCGTGCTCCGCGGCCTTCACCACTGCCCTGATCCCGATTCCCCTCCCCACTGCTGGAGCGATTTCCCTTCCGTCCAGCCCGCAAACCTTGCCGCCGCGCTTGACCAGGATGCAGGGCTCGGGAACTCCGAACTTCAGGGCATTTTCGATAGATTCCCCGGCGCTCTCGCTTCCCGCGACCACGACAATGGGAACGCCGAGCCCGATGGAGACCGAAAGGTCGTTTTTAAACGATGCCCCCTGCACCACCACCGCGACGGCATCGCCGGCGGGCCTGGCTTCGCTTAAGGGTTTAAAAGAAATGTTCGTAGCTTTCGCGAAGGACTCGATTTTATCGGGCCCTGCGTTGATGAAAACCTGCAAAATCCAACCCCCTTTTGCCGGTGTTTGCTTGAAAAAAGAAAAAGCGCGGAAATTCCGCGCTTTGCTCTCAAAGAATTCTGCTCGCCAATCCTGACGAAATCCACGTTTCCACGCACGCCGCTACAGCAAGCATGGCGAGCGGCGCTCCAAGCAGGCGGAGTTTTTTCTTCACCGGCGCTTTAAGCATCCCGACGGTGCACGCCGCGAAGACCGCCACGAGTTCGATGACACCGTGCGGTGAAAGTGCAGCAACGTACCTCCACCAGGAAACGTCCCCGTAGGCGCGCATTACGGCGCCCAGAAAGCCCAGGATGCCCCCGTTAATAAAGCAGACAAGAGCAGGGAAGGTCCCCCTCGTGCCGCGCCCCAGCAGGGCGCACAAGAAAACGACAGAGAGATTCTTCATAAAGATGAACAGAGCGGCTTCTACCCCGCTCCCCGCGCTAAGGCGACCGCTCGCCCGGAGGCCCACGTCGATAAGGGAAACCATGTGAGGCAAAATCGCTTTGTGCCCCAGCGCCCCGCAGGCCGCGCCCAGGGCGAAAATTCCGCCCCATACGAACAGCTTTTTGTTGAAGAGTTTTTCAAGCTCCGACAGCTTTCTCCACCATCCCTCTAATGAACTTGTTGCCCAGGAACACCATTCCGGCGCAGAAGAGCACAACCAGGTTCCCCCCGGTGGTCGTAAACAAAGGGCTCGCGAACTCCGGAGCAAGCACCCGGGCGGCCCCGAT harbors:
- a CDS encoding stage II sporulation protein M; this translates as MCSSAPEWCSWATSSLEGWWRKLSELEKLFNKKLFVWGGIFALGAACGALGHKAILPHMVSLIDVGLRASGRLSAGSGVEAALFIFMKNLSVVFLCALLGRGTRGTFPALVCFINGGILGFLGAVMRAYGDVSWWRYVAALSPHGVIELVAVFAACTVGMLKAPVKKKLRLLGAPLAMLAVAACVETWISSGLASRIL